The Planctellipticum variicoloris DNA window GCCGCCCGCTGGCCTGGCGGGGCAAGCCTTCCACCAGGGCAAAGTAGGTTTTTTCAATGGTGCGAGCCCGGAACTGCTCGGACAATCTTGCAGCCGCCTTGCTGGTCCGGGCGAAGAGGACGACGCCGGAAACCGGTCGATCCAATCGGTGGACGACCCCCAGGAAGACGGCGCCGGGTTTGGCGTACTTGCGGGCGACGTAGACCTTCGCCAGATCCAGCAGCGTCCGATCTCCGGTCTGATCCCCCATCGTCAGCAGCCCCGCAGGCTTGTTGACAGCGAGGCAGTGGTTGTCTTCGTAGAGGATTTCCAGAGAAGCAGCAGGCGGCACGAGGAGCGATCCCAACATGGGCGAATTCGCGGAAATGGATGATTCTGCCACAAGCCACCGGAGATTGCATCCGCTCGAATTGACAAAGTCAGACTGTCATCCAGGCCTTCCAGAGCTGATAGTCTTCAAATTCACCGCGCCGGCAGCCAAGGAGTTTTCTTCAGATGAATCACTGCATCGCAGCCGCGGAAATCAATCCATCCCGGCGGAACGACCGGGACTAACGAGAGACGGCTTGAAGAAGTCAGGACTGTTCGCCGTTTCGCCGTCGACTGCCAGCGAATTCCGCTACGTCGACTGGCGCTGCAAAGCCAGCAGCGACAGCAGCTCGAACACCAGGTTCGCCGCGAGAATCGCCGTGATCCCGGCGTGATCGTACGGCGGCGAAACTTCGACGACGTCTCCGCCGACCAGTTTGAGCCCTGCCAGACCCCGGACGAGCTGCAGGATCTCCCAGCTCGTCAGCCCGCCAACTTCCGGGGTGCCGGTGCCGGGTGCGAAGGCCGGGTCGACGCAGTCGATATCGAGCGTGACATACACCGGCCGGTCGCCGACCGTCTCGCGCAGCGTCCGGATCGACGCTTCGAGTCCGATCCGGCGGAAATCGTCGAGCGTGATCATCTTAGCCCCCAGGCGAAGCGCATCCTCGTAGTCGCTGGGACCGGCTGTTGGACCGCGAATGCCAAGCTGGACATAGGCAGCCGCGTCGACCAGCCCCTCTTCGATCGCGCGGATGAACGGCGTGCCGTGGCTGTACTTCTGGTTGGGGTATTCGGAGTCCCAGGTGTCGGGGTGGGCGTCGAAGTGGATCAACGCGACCGGGCCGTGCTTCGCGGCCTGCGCCCGCAACGCCGGCAGAGACAGCGAGTGATCGCCCCCCACAGCAATGACCTGCGCCCCGACATCCAGCCAGCGCCGGATGTGATTGTCGATCGCCCGATGCGTATCGACGATGCTGGGAGGTACGACATCCACGTCGCCGGCGTCGACGACGCGCAACACCTCCAGCGGCTTGACCTGCAGGGCGTTGTTGTAACCCCACAGGAGCAGCGACTGCTCCCGGATCGACCGCGGCCCGAACCGCGTCCCGCTGCGGTACGAGGTCGAGCTGTCGTAGGGGACGCCGAGAATCGCGACATCGACCGGAACTGGCTCCGGCCGATACGGAGCCCGGGCGAACGTGGCAATGCCGGCATACGGCTGAGCCGCGAAGACAGGTTGAGAAGTCATATCGGTTTGAATCAGCAGAATGAACAGGCGGTGCTGACGGGGCCGTCAGCACAGTACACGAGGAAACCCAGTTTGGCGAGCCGGTCAGCGAAGAGCTTCCAGGGCGGTCAGACGCATAGCGCTCAAAGCGGGAATCAGCCCCCCAAAGAAACCCATCATCGCGCTCAGGAACATTCCGACCGCGAGCACGCTGGCATCGACCGTCAGGCGGAGCGTGACGAATTTGCCGCCCCCCTGCCCGCCGCTGACGACGCTGTTGGCCTGCCAGCCATCCGACAGGCAGCCGACGGCGCAGCCGAGCAGGCCGCCAATCACCGCTAGAACCAGAGATTCGAGCAGGAACGAAATCAGAATCTGTCTCCGGCGATAGCCCAGCAGACGGAGAACTCCAATGTCTTTCGTCCGCTGGCTGATCGCCGCGAACATCGTGTTCATCACGCCGAAAATCCCTCCCAGCGACATGATCCCGGTCACCACCAGAATGGCGATCAGGAACTGCAGATTGGTGCTGGAGAGGCTCTTGTAGTACTCGGTTTCGACCTGGGCGGCGACGGCGGCCTTCTCGTAATCTTCGCGATAATAGCGGGCCAGTTCCGCGGCTTCATCCGGACCCGCCGTCCGGACAATGACCGAGGTGTAACTGGGTTTTCCAAACGTTTCACCGATCAGCGACTGCTTACCCCAGATCTCAGAATCGAAAGTCGCGCCGGAGTACTTGAGCAGTCCCGCCACAATCCACGTCCGGTCGCCGACGACGAACGTTTCTCCGACGGCGAGGTGGGTCTTGCTGGCGGCTTTGGCGAGCATCTCCGGACTGCGATCGGCGCCCAGTTCCCGAGCGATGCCGGCCCCCAGCACAACCGCGACTGCTGTCTGACCGCCGGTCCCAGGAAGCTCTTCGACGCCCGAATCCGGAAACCACTGACTGCCGGGTTCGAGTTCGAGCCCATGCACGCGGGCGGACATCGCGGGGTCTTCGATGCCGCGGATCTGCAGGAACCTGCGCCCGGGCCGGCCCGGCAGCGGATTTTCGATGAGCTGGTTGACACTGAGATAGGTCTCCCGGCTGGACATGGGTCGGTTGCCATCCGTCAGCACGCCTGGCTGGCGCTCGAGGTCGGAAACATCGGCCATACCGAGATTACTGAAGGCTTCGTCGGTTGCTCCTTCGGCGAGAATCACCACGTTACCCGGTTGACCGCTCGATTCTGTGAGCGAGTACATCCCGTTGACGAAGGCGAGCATGACCGTCAGCAGGCCGATGACCAGCGTGAACGCGAGGGCCGTCATCAGGGACGTCCGCCATCGGACGACGACGTTCAGCACGTTGTAGCTCAGCGGTACGCGGCCCATCGCAAGCAGCAACCCGATCGCGGCGAAAGTCACCACGAACGGAATCGCCGCCTGCCAGGAGTTTAATGCCCAGGGTGCTGCCGCCAGACACTGCAGTTCGAACATGGTCACAACGTGGTTTCCAGGTGGTCGTCCAGCGCCTCAGGCGACGCGGGAAAAGACTTCCGACACTTTAACCCGTCGGGCGTTCCAGGCGGGAATCATGCTGCCGACGAACGCGGTCCCGGCTCCCATCGCAGCCCCCCACCACCAGGCCGCGGCCGGCACCATGAAGCGGGGAAAAAAGGCGATCGGAAAGTTGAGCCCGCCAAAATACCAGTTGATCAGGCCGTATGTCGCGCCCGCGCTCAACAGTCCGGACGGCAGTCCGATCAGCAGGGCCTCCAGCATGACCATCACCAGAATCTGGTTCGGACGGAAGCCGAGAACTTTCAGCACGGCGAACTCGATCTGCCGCTCGCGGACACTGATGCTGATGGCATTCGAAATGACCAGCGCCAGCGTGAAGACGCAGGCGGGTGCCAGCAGCCAGCGGACGCCCCAGATCAGGTCCCGGTAGGCTTCCAGGAACGTCGCCACCCCCGACGAGGCCGTTTCGCACTTGACTGCGGGATCGGTGTAGCTCGGCGAGGTCAGGATCTGATTGGCGACTTTCTGAAAGATCTCCCGGTCGGGCAGCCGAAGCCAGACGAGATTCAGCGTCTTGCCGGCCTGCGGGTGAGCTTTGCCGCCGTTCGCAGCAGCGTAGGCATCCATCGTCGCGTTAAAGTACTCCCGATTGAGCGCCGCGCTGGAGCGGTATCGGGAGACGATTTCGGGAAACACGCCGGCGATCTCGACTTCGAACGTAATGTCGCGGTAATTGCGTCCGTAGAGCGTGATCCGGTCGCCGACGCGGGCGCCGAGCTTCTTCAGCAGGTCGACACCAACGATGATCCCTTGCCGGGAGGACTGCATCTTTTCAATGGCGTCCGTCAGCGGCTTTGCATCCGTGTCGGAAAGGGAGTCGAGCTCGTCCATCATCGTCCGCAACTTGGGCGGCTCGATCACAAAGGCGAACAGGCTGTTGTCCATGGTCCGTTTGTTCGGTTCCTTCTCGGTCGAACCGAAAAAGAATCCCCAGGTCATCGAGTCGTCGGGCGGGACGTGATAGTCCCCCTCATTGGCCGGTGCGCCCTCGGTCAGCGTCGCCGCGTAGGCGTAAGGCATCTGGCTGGGGATCTGCCAGCGCTCGGTTACGATCGCCTTGAGGTTTCGGGACTTTTCCGTCGTCGCCTGGTCGAGCGTGGCGAGGACGGTGAAGACCAGCGTTACCACCAGGACGAGCACCATCGTCCCCAGCGAGGTCAGCACGGTCCGCACCGGATTCCGGAAAATGTTGCCGAAAACGAGAGCCAGAAGTTTCATGTTCGCAGGGTTTCCGAGGGGCTGGCGGGCATTACGACGCCGCCAGGGCGTTGTTGGTTTCTTCGACGAGGCGGCCCTTCTCGAGATGCAGGATGCGGTCGGCGCGGGAAGCGGCTCGCGGGTCGTGCGTGACCATCACGATCGTCTTCTGCAACGAGCGTTTCAATTCCCCGAGCAACGCCAGGATCTCGTCAGCCGATTTGGAATCGAGGTC harbors:
- the speB gene encoding agmatinase, with product MTSQPVFAAQPYAGIATFARAPYRPEPVPVDVAILGVPYDSSTSYRSGTRFGPRSIREQSLLLWGYNNALQVKPLEVLRVVDAGDVDVVPPSIVDTHRAIDNHIRRWLDVGAQVIAVGGDHSLSLPALRAQAAKHGPVALIHFDAHPDTWDSEYPNQKYSHGTPFIRAIEEGLVDAAAYVQLGIRGPTAGPSDYEDALRLGAKMITLDDFRRIGLEASIRTLRETVGDRPVYVTLDIDCVDPAFAPGTGTPEVGGLTSWEILQLVRGLAGLKLVGGDVVEVSPPYDHAGITAILAANLVFELLSLLALQRQST
- a CDS encoding ABC transporter permease, which encodes MFELQCLAAAPWALNSWQAAIPFVVTFAAIGLLLAMGRVPLSYNVLNVVVRWRTSLMTALAFTLVIGLLTVMLAFVNGMYSLTESSGQPGNVVILAEGATDEAFSNLGMADVSDLERQPGVLTDGNRPMSSRETYLSVNQLIENPLPGRPGRRFLQIRGIEDPAMSARVHGLELEPGSQWFPDSGVEELPGTGGQTAVAVVLGAGIARELGADRSPEMLAKAASKTHLAVGETFVVGDRTWIVAGLLKYSGATFDSEIWGKQSLIGETFGKPSYTSVIVRTAGPDEAAELARYYREDYEKAAVAAQVETEYYKSLSSTNLQFLIAILVVTGIMSLGGIFGVMNTMFAAISQRTKDIGVLRLLGYRRRQILISFLLESLVLAVIGGLLGCAVGCLSDGWQANSVVSGGQGGGKFVTLRLTVDASVLAVGMFLSAMMGFFGGLIPALSAMRLTALEALR
- a CDS encoding ABC transporter permease, producing the protein MKLLALVFGNIFRNPVRTVLTSLGTMVLVLVVTLVFTVLATLDQATTEKSRNLKAIVTERWQIPSQMPYAYAATLTEGAPANEGDYHVPPDDSMTWGFFFGSTEKEPNKRTMDNSLFAFVIEPPKLRTMMDELDSLSDTDAKPLTDAIEKMQSSRQGIIVGVDLLKKLGARVGDRITLYGRNYRDITFEVEIAGVFPEIVSRYRSSAALNREYFNATMDAYAAANGGKAHPQAGKTLNLVWLRLPDREIFQKVANQILTSPSYTDPAVKCETASSGVATFLEAYRDLIWGVRWLLAPACVFTLALVISNAISISVRERQIEFAVLKVLGFRPNQILVMVMLEALLIGLPSGLLSAGATYGLINWYFGGLNFPIAFFPRFMVPAAAWWWGAAMGAGTAFVGSMIPAWNARRVKVSEVFSRVA